The DNA region AGGTCACTTTTGAGCAATCACATCTATAAAGAAAAGAATCACATCTATAAAGAAAAGAATCACATCTCTTCCCTTTGGCTATTCTCTCTTCCAAGATCAAGCAATGTACTAATTTAGTTAGATAGAATCCTCATTAACTAACTTCCAAGCCAAACTACAAACAGCATATTCTATATGTATATCTTGTTTCATCTTTTGTCTCAACATCAATACACAAACCACATAGAgagaaattgagagagagagatagggatTAGCAATGGCAAGGACAGAGAGGGGTTTGGGCAAGAGAGATTTGAGCATGATTTTTACAGAGATAACTCCACCTCATGGATGGAAGCAGGATCGAGATTTCCATTACTTACGCTTAACACTCCCCGGTAATAATAATAcatgattttaatttgttgctaCACATGATTAATTTTAACATCATGGTTGTCCAACATTATTTTGTAACTTCTTCTACCTTTCCTTTTTCCATGCCCAATTTTGTTCCTAATCTATATAATTTGAAGGGTTCGAGGCAAACGATATAACCATACACATGGATAAGTACGGTCATCTAGTGGTGCGTGGCAACAAACAAGTGACCGAGCACAAGTACGTGAGCTTTGAGGAGACGTATGAGATTCCAAGCGATGCTAAGCTGGACGAAGCCATGGGATTGTTCGAAGATAACCAAATTTATTGCGTTACTATACCAAAAGTGAAGGGCCAACAACAACATGAAATCGCCATGCCCAAAGAGCATAAGATCAATCCCAAGCCGCGTGATAACGCTTCAATTCACCAATACGACAACAACAATAACAACAACGACAGAAACAGCAATGTCGAAACGCCAGAGGTCCCGGCTCAAGGAAGTACTCGTCCTCGGAAAGATTATTTGAAAATTGTTAGAGGAGACAAGTCCGCCATGATGAAAATTGCATTATATATAGCAGCATTGATTGCTTTGACTGTGATCACGGTGCTTATAATTCTTAAGCTTCGTTCCTAGTAAAATACTTGTGCACCTTTCCTGCTAGAACATAAATTTTTATGTGTACATAAAATTATTGGATGACATGTATATAAGAATGatgttcattttcaatttttcattcaTTTCAGACAACTATAAATTGCATCATAACCaaacatatattttattttattttatttatatatgcgAAAAATCACAGATGAAAAGCATAAccataaataaaatttactaGCACTACATGAACGGTATAAAACTACGAATGATTATTACCATTGCACATTAACTATAAAGTAGCTAATAATAAGAAGATGACCCaatgaattttattatattaaattaccATATAAAACTCtagaaacaaaatataatatattaatccGATGGTGGAGTCAAAGTTTAGATTATTTTGGGAGCCCAATTAAGTTTAGGAGTTGGCCCAAATCTCAAGTGATTTAATCTGACCCGACCCAATCATTTATTGAATGGATAAAGGTGAATATAGCATCCACTCGATTAATTCAGTTTGGATAAGCAGCGCAGCGCCCTGATTGGTGGACCTCTACATTTTCCTTCCCCAAATATCGAATTACATTTTGCCAGCTGAGAGTTTGAAACTCTAATGGCAGCACCAACGAAAGTCGCCGGAAACGGTTTATTTCCCTCCAATTCCCCCCGCCTTCGTCTTTTTCCTTCCAATTATGCCCCTCGTTTCCTAGCCATGGCACCACAAAAGAAGGTAATTTTTCATAATATCATTCTCCACTTCTCTAGTGATTATTTAAGTTTGCAAAATTGTATCTtaagattatatatatataattagtttGTTTTATGAtattgaatctcacaactcaatacTAAAtagataatcatatgataattagtaTTTTCTTAGTTGCATATGATTGTTAAGATTTAAAATGATTAGATGTATTTTTTCATCAGTATGGATTTATCTTGTTAAAAGTCTCATGCTATGTGCAAAGTTGAGTGTTCTAATTAATTACTGATTTTAATCGCTTACACATTACTTATAAGAATAAGAATAATCCATGGTCAATTTaatcttgatattttatttatttttataggtGAATCAGTAAGATTCCAAGTAAAGATATTGATGTTGAAGTAAAAATACATTATAAAACGTGTGACTTAGAAAGAAATGGAATGAGTATTTGTTTGTTATTATAGCAtaataaaagaagaagaatttgGAGTTAATTTAATGTTGATATTGTAATTAATATGCAGGTGAATAAGTACGATTCAAAGTGGAAAAAGGAGTGGTTCGGTGCGGGACTATTCTACGAGGGCGGCGAAGAGGTAGAAGTGGACGTGTTCAAGAAGCTGGAGAAGCGGAAGGTGCTGAGCAACGTCGAAAAAGCCGGCTTACTTTCCAAAGCCGAGGAATTCGGCGTGACTCTATCATCCATAGAGAAGCTCGGCCTTCTCTCCAAGGCGGAGGACCTCGGCCTGCTCAGTCTGCTCGAGAAGGCCGTGGACACTTCACCCGCCGCATTGGCCTCCGCCGCCCTGCCCCTCCTGCTGGCGGCTGTGCTCGTCGTTGTCGTGATCCCGGACGACTCGACGGCGCTGGTGGCGGTGCAGGCCCTCATTGGAGGCCTGCTGGCGGTTGGGGGTGTGGGGTTGTTTGTGGGGTCGCTTCTTGTGGAAGGGTTGCAAGAGGCTGATTAATTGGGattgttttggtttttttttaatatgtataTTAGTATAGCTTTCTCTTACGCTTTGTTTGACGgttgatattattattattattattgttattattcaAGGTTTTATTTGGGTAATAGCGTGACAACATTATGAGAAACTTTCATATAATTGTTGGGGTGAATGAATCAATAAACTTCTTTAGTGGGCACTAATTACTTTAgagttattttttttgtggtcGACAATTATCTTACAAAAACCATTTAGGAACAATTAGTAAAGCTTAAAACAACTACTCCATAAAATAGttatgaaaattaataaaaaatggagATGCGGGGTATCGATCCCCGTACCTCTCGCATGCTAAGCGAGCGCTCTACCATCTGAGCTACATCCCCTCGtgatatataattcatgtatttatatatttgtcCTTTGCATAAAATGTGTCAAACGAATTCTCCAAGGTAGTTTAAACTTTAAATTGGTGGCCGTGCGTCGGCGCGCCTCCCTGCTATAATTGCTTGAATTGGTTACCAATTTAATGTGAACGTAATACAATTTTTTGCCAATTAATTTACTACTATACGATTCCTGCCATCCAGAACGTGTGGCGATTAAGGCTTAAGCTAGACCGTGAGAGATTCAGGTTTATAAGAACCAATTAGCAGTTTTGATGTTTCGTCCTTGTCTAGAATCCGTTTATTAAATACTCCATGTGATTTCCACTGCTTTCATTGTTTAACTCTTAACACAAATAGTAACATTAATTTGCTATGCTTTCAATACAAATACAATACTCATATGAAAACAATGTTGATATTTATATATCATTGCATAGTTTAGTTTCTCAATTCTATTAGTAGCTATCTTTAGATCGTGGATAGGACGATTCAACAAGTAGAAGTCTCAAGCCTCAGATGACTCTTGCTGATTTTGAATCTCCGTGTGATTGCTAGGCTCCGATGTTTTGTAGCTGTAGCGCTGTGCCCAAAATAGATAGTGCAGGAAGTTTAAGCCACTTAGGATGCACATGAACCAGTAGAATCTTTCCAAGTGATAGTGGTTCAAATTGCTGCCATGGAGCCATGGTTTATGATGGAAGGCGCCTGTGATGCAGTTGATCACATTTACTAGCACTGAGCTGAGATAATATCCCATTGCTAGTGAGGCCCATGATAGGGAGGTTGCTAATGACCTCATGCTGAATGGGGCGCCTCTGTGAAGAAGAAATCCATCAGGCCAGCCAAGCTGAAAAGATCAGCTGAGCCGAGGAATACGTATTGCCAAGACACCCAAAGGAATGTGATTGGTAGAGGCTCCTTTGAGTTTATTAGGCCTGATCGTGTCGCGACCTGCTTCCTCTTCACCTCCACCAATGCTGCTACGGCCATGGCCAAGATAGAGAGGACTAAGCCGGTCCCAATTCGTTGAAGATGTGTGACTCCCATTTCGGTGTTGGTCAGCTTTCTGGAGAAGGGGACTATGATATGGTTGTAGAGTGGGGTGAGTATCATTATGAAGAGTACAGGGAATACTGGCAAGGAAGCTGGTGGGACTTTTAAAGATCCAATTTTGGTGTTCATGGTGGCTGCT from Salvia splendens isolate huo1 chromosome 9, SspV2, whole genome shotgun sequence includes:
- the LOC121746830 gene encoding uncharacterized protein LOC121746830, with amino-acid sequence MAAPTKVAGNGLFPSNSPRLRLFPSNYAPRFLAMAPQKKVNKYDSKWKKEWFGAGLFYEGGEEVEVDVFKKLEKRKVLSNVEKAGLLSKAEEFGVTLSSIEKLGLLSKAEDLGLLSLLEKAVDTSPAALASAALPLLLAAVLVVVVIPDDSTALVAVQALIGGLLAVGGVGLFVGSLLVEGLQEAD
- the LOC121747500 gene encoding uncharacterized protein LOC121747500, with the translated sequence MARTERGLGKRDLSMIFTEITPPHGWKQDRDFHYLRLTLPGFEANDITIHMDKYGHLVVRGNKQVTEHKYVSFEETYEIPSDAKLDEAMGLFEDNQIYCVTIPKVKGQQQHEIAMPKEHKINPKPRDNASIHQYDNNNNNNDRNSNVETPEVPAQGSTRPRKDYLKIVRGDKSAMMKIALYIAALIALTVITVLIILKLRS